A genomic segment from Streptomyces sp. NBC_00237 encodes:
- the lepB gene encoding signal peptidase I, translating into MSEAGRTDGGRGRLGNVLSGLAVAVGCVLFLGGFAWGALVYKPYTVPSDSMTPSIKTGDRVLAQRISGDQVRRGDVVVFTDEVWGAMPMVKRVVGVGGDKVVCCDKQNRLQVNGKALDETYLPAASRQGSAIESFSASVPEGELFLLGDERRTSVDSRKHLGDSTNGTVPLAKVDARVDAVAWPIGGVLDRPGAFAELPGGVSEPGPVRLLVAAVVAGVVLIFGGAAYGPLAKLAGRRKVRA; encoded by the coding sequence ATGAGCGAAGCAGGACGTACGGACGGCGGCCGCGGCCGCCTCGGCAATGTGTTGTCGGGGCTGGCCGTGGCCGTCGGCTGTGTGCTCTTCCTCGGCGGCTTCGCCTGGGGAGCGCTGGTGTACAAGCCGTACACCGTGCCGTCGGACTCGATGACCCCGTCGATCAAGACCGGGGACCGGGTGCTCGCGCAGCGGATATCCGGCGACCAGGTGCGGCGCGGGGACGTCGTGGTCTTCACCGACGAGGTGTGGGGCGCGATGCCGATGGTGAAGCGCGTGGTCGGCGTCGGCGGCGACAAGGTCGTCTGCTGCGACAAGCAAAACCGCCTCCAGGTGAACGGGAAGGCGCTCGACGAAACGTATCTGCCTGCCGCGTCCCGGCAGGGGTCGGCGATCGAGTCCTTCAGCGCCTCGGTGCCCGAGGGGGAGCTCTTCCTCCTCGGCGACGAGCGGCGCACCTCGGTGGACTCCCGCAAGCACCTCGGGGACTCCACGAACGGCACGGTGCCGCTGGCCAAGGTGGATGCCAGGGTGGACGCCGTGGCCTGGCCGATCGGTGGCGTACTGGACCGGCCGGGGGCCTTCGCGGAGCTGCCGGGCGGAGTCTCCGAACCGGGTCCTGTGCGGCTGCTGGTGGCGGCCGTGGTGGCGGGCGTGGTGCTGATCTTCGGCGGGGCGGCGTACGGGCCGCTCGCCAAGCTGGCCGGACGACGGAAGGTGCGGGCGTGA
- a CDS encoding NUDIX hydrolase, translating into MGRPLRKVARVVLLDPEDRVLLMHGFEPEDPARKWWFTPGGGLEGDETPEEAALREVAEETGITDIELGPVLWRRVCSFVFDGRRWDQEEWFFLARTRQTETVLTGLTELERRSTAGLRWWSSTALLATRETVYPTRLAELLRTLLDEGPPSTPIVLAPEIA; encoded by the coding sequence CTGGGCAGACCGCTGCGGAAGGTCGCACGGGTCGTCCTGCTCGACCCCGAGGACCGGGTGCTGTTGATGCACGGCTTCGAGCCCGAGGACCCCGCCCGCAAGTGGTGGTTCACCCCGGGCGGCGGCCTGGAGGGCGACGAGACGCCCGAGGAGGCGGCGCTGCGGGAGGTCGCGGAGGAGACGGGGATCACGGACATCGAGCTGGGTCCGGTGCTGTGGCGGCGCGTCTGCTCGTTCGTGTTCGACGGGCGCCGCTGGGACCAGGAGGAATGGTTCTTCTTGGCGCGTACCCGGCAGACCGAGACGGTGCTGACCGGTCTCACGGAGCTGGAACGGCGCAGCACGGCGGGACTGCGGTGGTGGTCCTCCACTGCCCTTCTCGCGACGCGTGAGACGGTGTACCCGACCAGGCTCGCCGAGCTGCTGCGCACGCTGCTCGACGAGGGTCCTCCGAGTACGCCGATCGTCCTGGCCCCGGAAATCGCATAG
- the trmD gene encoding tRNA (guanosine(37)-N1)-methyltransferase TrmD, with protein sequence MRLDVVTIFPEYLEPLNVSLVGKARARGVLDVHAHDLRAWTYDRHNTVDDTPYGGGPGMVMKPDPWGACVDEALADGYEAGAHGPVMVVPTPSGRPFTQELAVELSEQPWLVFAPARYEGIDRRVMDEYATRMPVYEVSIGDYVLAGGEAAVLVITEAVARLLPGVLGNAESHQDDSFAPGAMANLLEGPVYTKPPEWRGRGIPDVLLSGHHGKIARWRRDEAFRRTTANRPDLIERTDPAAFDKKDREMLSILGWKPGPDGRFGPSPEAVEE encoded by the coding sequence ATGCGGCTCGACGTCGTCACGATCTTCCCGGAGTACCTGGAACCGCTGAACGTCTCCCTCGTCGGCAAGGCCCGCGCCCGAGGCGTCCTCGACGTCCACGCGCACGACCTCCGCGCATGGACGTACGACCGCCACAACACCGTCGACGACACCCCGTACGGCGGCGGCCCCGGCATGGTCATGAAGCCCGACCCGTGGGGCGCCTGCGTCGACGAGGCCCTCGCCGACGGGTACGAGGCGGGCGCGCACGGCCCCGTCATGGTCGTTCCCACGCCCAGCGGCCGCCCCTTCACCCAGGAGCTCGCCGTCGAGCTCTCCGAGCAGCCGTGGCTGGTCTTCGCCCCGGCCCGCTACGAGGGCATCGACCGGCGCGTCATGGACGAGTACGCGACCCGGATGCCGGTGTACGAGGTCTCCATCGGCGACTACGTCCTCGCGGGCGGCGAAGCGGCCGTCCTCGTCATCACTGAGGCCGTCGCCCGTCTGCTCCCCGGCGTCCTCGGCAACGCCGAGTCCCACCAGGACGACTCCTTCGCCCCCGGCGCGATGGCCAACCTCCTGGAGGGGCCCGTCTACACGAAGCCCCCCGAGTGGCGCGGCCGGGGCATCCCCGACGTACTCCTCAGCGGGCACCACGGGAAGATCGCCCGCTGGCGGCGCGACGAGGCATTCCGCCGTACGACCGCGAACCGGCCCGACCTGATCGAGCGAACGGACCCGGCCGCCTTCGACAAGAAGGACCGCGAGATGCTCTCGATCCTGGGCTGGAAGCCCGGCCCCGACGGCCGATTTGGGCCGAGCCCCGAGGCCGTGGAAGAATAA
- the rplS gene encoding 50S ribosomal protein L19: MSHLLDSLDAASIRSDVPSFRPGDTVNVHVRVIEGNRSRVQQFKGVVIRRQGAGVRETFTVRKVSFSVGVERTFPVNSPIFEKIEVVTRGDVRRAKLYYLRELRGKAAKIKEKRDN, from the coding sequence ATGTCTCACCTGCTCGACTCCCTCGACGCTGCGTCGATCCGCAGCGACGTCCCGTCCTTCCGCCCGGGTGACACCGTCAACGTGCACGTGCGCGTCATCGAAGGCAACCGCTCCCGTGTGCAGCAGTTCAAGGGTGTCGTCATCCGTCGCCAGGGTGCGGGCGTCCGCGAGACCTTCACGGTCCGCAAGGTCTCCTTCTCCGTCGGCGTCGAGCGCACCTTCCCGGTGAACTCCCCGATCTTCGAGAAGATCGAGGTCGTCACCCGCGGTGACGTGCGTCGCGCGAAGCTGTACTACCTGCGCGAGCTGCGCGGCAAGGCCGCCAAGATCAAGGAGAAGCGCGACAACTGA
- a CDS encoding DUF2469 domain-containing protein, translated as MSAEDLEKYETEMELKLYREYRDVVGLFKYVIETERRFYLTNDYEMQVHSVQGEVFFEVSMADAWVWDMYRPARFVKQVRVLTFKDVNVEELNKSDLELPGS; from the coding sequence ATGAGCGCCGAGGACCTCGAAAAGTACGAGACCGAGATGGAGCTGAAGCTCTACCGGGAGTACCGCGATGTCGTCGGTCTGTTCAAATATGTGATCGAGACCGAACGGCGCTTCTACCTCACCAACGACTACGAGATGCAAGTGCACTCGGTCCAGGGCGAGGTGTTTTTCGAAGTATCGATGGCGGACGCGTGGGTCTGGGACATGTACCGGCCCGCCAGGTTCGTCAAGCAGGTGCGGGTGCTCACGTTCAAGGACGTGAACGTGGAAGAGCTCAACAAGAGCGATCTGGAGCTGCCGGGGAGCTGA
- the rimM gene encoding ribosome maturation factor RimM (Essential for efficient processing of 16S rRNA) produces MQLVVARIGRAHGIKGEVTVEVRTDEPELRLGPGAVLTTDPAGVGPLTVETGRVHSGRLLLRFEGVKDRTGAEALRNTLLISDVDPEQRPEDPEEFYDHQLVDLDVVLADGTVIGRISEITHLPSQDLFIVEREDGSEVMIPFVEEIVTSIDLEEQRAVIDPPPGLIDDSEAVVASTRDAEEDAPGDAEKDAN; encoded by the coding sequence GTGCAGCTGGTAGTCGCGCGGATCGGCCGCGCCCACGGGATCAAGGGCGAGGTCACCGTCGAGGTGCGCACGGACGAGCCCGAACTGCGGCTCGGACCCGGCGCCGTACTGACCACGGACCCCGCAGGCGTGGGCCCGCTGACCGTCGAGACGGGCCGGGTGCACAGCGGTCGGCTGCTGCTGCGCTTCGAGGGCGTCAAGGACCGCACCGGGGCCGAGGCCCTGCGCAACACCCTGCTGATCTCCGACGTCGACCCCGAGCAGCGTCCCGAGGACCCCGAGGAGTTCTACGACCACCAGCTGGTCGACCTCGACGTGGTGCTCGCCGACGGCACGGTGATCGGCCGGATCAGCGAGATCACGCACCTGCCCTCGCAGGACCTGTTCATCGTGGAGCGCGAGGACGGCAGCGAGGTGATGATCCCGTTCGTCGAGGAGATCGTCACCTCGATCGACCTGGAGGAGCAGCGCGCCGTCATCGACCCGCCGCCGGGTCTGATCGACGACAGCGAGGCCGTCGTGGCCTCCACCAGGGACGCCGAAGAGGACGCCCCAGGGGACGCCGAGAAGGACGCGAACTGA
- the lepB gene encoding signal peptidase I, giving the protein MGSRGRDRAQAPAPLPTGSRSTLPPSGGEERTGGRAERRKLARRVKRRRRRSAVKEIPVLIVVALFIALVLKTFLVQAFVIPSGSMEQTIRIGDRVLVDKLTPWFGSRPERGEVVVFKDPGGWLEQEKKPAKDDPVVIKQVKEGLTFIGLLPSADEQDLIKRVVAVGGDTVKCCDKNGQVTVNGVPLSEPYVFPNDRPSKTSFEVKVPEGRVFVLGDHRSNSADSRFHLNEKYQGTVSEEDVLGRAFVIGWPIGHWRRLEVPETFARVPEPRAGAADAGPPSNRVASQDRQVLLPSPGELPLVMGVVGLRLLGRGRWHGVRSGRGGCGGRCPVRTRRTRGEARARAACRCVPARDRPSGGGAAERWNGE; this is encoded by the coding sequence ATGGGTAGCCGAGGCCGGGACAGGGCGCAGGCACCGGCCCCGCTGCCGACGGGCAGCCGTTCCACGCTGCCGCCTTCCGGTGGCGAGGAGCGGACGGGCGGCCGGGCCGAGCGGCGCAAACTGGCCCGCCGGGTGAAGCGGCGGCGGCGCAGGTCCGCCGTCAAGGAGATACCCGTCCTCATCGTCGTGGCGCTGTTCATCGCGTTGGTGCTGAAGACGTTCCTGGTGCAGGCGTTCGTGATTCCGTCGGGCTCGATGGAGCAGACGATCCGGATCGGCGACCGGGTGCTGGTCGACAAACTGACCCCGTGGTTCGGCTCGCGGCCCGAGCGGGGCGAGGTCGTCGTCTTCAAGGACCCGGGCGGCTGGCTGGAGCAGGAGAAGAAGCCCGCGAAGGACGACCCCGTGGTGATCAAGCAGGTGAAGGAGGGGCTGACCTTCATAGGGCTGCTGCCGTCGGCGGACGAGCAGGACCTCATCAAGAGGGTGGTCGCGGTCGGCGGCGACACGGTGAAGTGCTGCGACAAGAATGGTCAGGTCACCGTCAACGGCGTACCGCTCAGTGAACCCTATGTGTTTCCGAACGACCGGCCGTCCAAGACCTCGTTCGAGGTGAAGGTCCCCGAGGGGCGGGTCTTCGTTCTCGGAGACCACCGGTCGAACTCGGCCGATTCCCGATTCCACCTGAACGAGAAGTACCAGGGAACGGTCTCGGAAGAGGACGTTCTGGGCCGGGCCTTCGTCATCGGCTGGCCGATCGGTCACTGGCGTCGGCTGGAGGTCCCGGAGACCTTCGCCCGGGTCCCCGAACCGCGTGCCGGGGCGGCGGACGCGGGACCGCCGTCGAATAGGGTGGCGTCCCAGGATCGTCAGGTCCTACTCCCGAGCCCAGGGGAACTCCCGCTCGTTATGGGAGTGGTGGGCCTGCGCCTTCTCGGGCGCGGGCGGTGGCACGGAGTGAGGAGTGGACGTGGGGGATGTGGCGGTCGGTGCCCGGTCCGGACACGAAGGACCCGAGGAGAAGCCCGAGCCCGAGCGGCGTGCCGATGCGTCCCCGCACGTGACCGGCCCTCCGGCGGCGGAGCAGCAGAGCGGTGGAACGGTGAGTGA
- a CDS encoding RNA-binding protein, protein MLEEALEHLVKGIVDNPDDVQVASRTLRRGRVLEVRVHPDDLGKVIGRNGRTARALRTVVGAIGGRGIRVDLVDVDQAH, encoded by the coding sequence ATGCTCGAGGAGGCTCTTGAGCACCTCGTGAAGGGCATCGTGGACAACCCCGACGACGTGCAGGTCGCCTCGCGCACCCTGCGTCGCGGACGCGTCCTTGAGGTTCGGGTGCACCCCGACGACCTCGGCAAGGTGATCGGCCGCAACGGCCGTACCGCCCGCGCCCTGCGTACCGTCGTGGGGGCCATCGGTGGCCGTGGCATTCGCGTCGACCTCGTCGACGTGGACCAGGCCCACTGA
- the lepB gene encoding signal peptidase I has protein sequence MDTEAAQHEERDRSSDSPPGDEERSRSARFSSPLVYAAACLVFLLLLSGFVMQPFLIPSTSMQPTLEVGDRVLVNKLAYRFGAEPQRGDVVVFDGEGSFVRERPAGNPVTGALHWAGASLGLAEPDETDFVKRVVGVGGDRVVCDERGRLRVNGRGVDEAYLYPGDSASRVPFDIVVPEGKLWVMGDHRSRSSDSRDHLGSPGGGMVPVERVIGRADWTVWPLGRWGAPQRTDAFDGIREPGGAHG, from the coding sequence ATGGACACCGAAGCAGCACAGCACGAGGAGCGCGACCGCTCTTCCGACTCCCCTCCGGGGGACGAGGAGCGGTCGCGCTCCGCGCGTTTCTCCAGCCCTCTCGTGTACGCCGCCGCCTGCCTCGTCTTCCTGCTGCTGCTCAGCGGCTTCGTGATGCAGCCCTTCCTGATTCCCAGCACCTCGATGCAGCCCACCTTGGAGGTGGGCGACCGGGTGCTGGTCAACAAGCTGGCGTACCGTTTCGGGGCCGAGCCGCAGCGCGGGGACGTGGTGGTCTTCGACGGAGAGGGTTCCTTCGTACGGGAACGGCCCGCGGGCAACCCCGTCACGGGCGCGCTGCACTGGGCCGGCGCCTCGCTCGGCCTGGCGGAGCCCGACGAGACCGACTTCGTGAAACGGGTGGTGGGCGTGGGCGGCGACCGCGTCGTCTGTGACGAGCGGGGGAGGCTCCGGGTGAACGGGCGGGGCGTGGACGAGGCGTACCTGTATCCCGGCGACAGCGCGTCCCGGGTGCCCTTCGACATCGTGGTGCCCGAAGGGAAGCTGTGGGTGATGGGCGACCACCGCTCCCGTTCCAGCGACTCCCGCGACCACCTGGGCAGTCCCGGCGGGGGCATGGTGCCGGTCGAGCGGGTGATCGGCCGGGCGGACTGGACCGTGTGGCCGCTGGGCCGCTGGGGCGCTCCGCAGCGTACGGACGCCTTCGACGGCATACGGGAGCCGGGCGGGGCCCATGGGTAG
- the ftsH gene encoding ATP-dependent zinc metalloprotease FtsH has translation MTNPVPPRQTPDQPWRSEGAPPPPPEKKKMPGGWGRLAMTALIVYLLTNIVLGLFNEGDEPTVAYTEFSKQVTSNNVSKIYSKGDAIQGELKKEQPVPDGAKDAKYTKFLTQRPAFADDKLWDELTKDGVTVTAKPVVEERSFLANLLISLAPMLLLVALWVIIARRMSGGLGGGGMGGLGRKAPPKPVEVAADKRTTFEDVAGIDEVEGELEEVVDFLKNPEEYRKLGARMPGGVLLAGPPGTGKTLLARAVAGEAGVPFFSASASEFIEMIVGVGAGRVRELFAEARKVAPAIIFIDEIDTIGRARGGGAGMGGHDEREQTLNQILTEMDGFSGSEGVVVIAATNRVDVLDPALTRPGRFDRVVTVSPPDRGGREAILKIHTRSIPLADGVDLAQVARTTPGMTGADLANLANEAALLAVKRKQSAVTQTDLSDALEKVQLGAERPLVMPEEERRRTAYHESGHALLGMLQPGADPVRKITIVPRGRALGVTLSTPDADKYAYTEEYLRGRIIGALGGMAAEQVVFDVITTGAENDLEQVTNLARGMVGRWGMSERVGRLTAIPSDAQQAYGLSAAPATLDAVDSEMRRIVDECYAKAIRLLEENRPKLDALSQALLENETLEEAAAYRAAGITRLSKPDA, from the coding sequence ATGACCAACCCCGTGCCGCCGCGCCAGACCCCGGACCAGCCGTGGCGGTCCGAGGGTGCCCCGCCACCGCCGCCCGAGAAGAAGAAGATGCCCGGCGGTTGGGGCAGGCTCGCGATGACGGCGCTGATCGTCTATCTGCTCACCAACATCGTGCTCGGTCTCTTCAACGAGGGCGACGAGCCGACGGTCGCCTACACCGAGTTCAGCAAGCAGGTGACCTCGAACAACGTCTCCAAGATCTACTCCAAGGGCGACGCGATCCAGGGCGAGCTGAAGAAGGAACAGCCTGTTCCGGACGGTGCGAAGGACGCGAAGTACACCAAGTTCCTGACCCAGCGCCCGGCCTTCGCCGACGACAAGCTGTGGGACGAGCTGACCAAGGACGGCGTCACCGTCACCGCGAAGCCGGTCGTGGAGGAGCGTTCCTTCCTGGCCAACCTCCTCATCTCGCTCGCCCCGATGCTGCTCCTCGTCGCCCTGTGGGTGATCATCGCCCGGCGGATGAGCGGCGGGCTGGGCGGCGGAGGGATGGGCGGCCTCGGCCGCAAGGCACCGCCGAAGCCCGTCGAGGTGGCCGCCGACAAGCGCACCACCTTCGAGGACGTGGCGGGCATCGACGAGGTCGAGGGAGAGCTGGAGGAGGTCGTCGACTTCCTCAAGAACCCGGAGGAGTACCGGAAGCTGGGCGCCCGGATGCCCGGCGGCGTGCTCCTCGCGGGTCCGCCCGGCACCGGGAAGACCCTGCTCGCGCGGGCCGTCGCGGGTGAGGCCGGGGTTCCGTTCTTCTCGGCCTCGGCCTCCGAGTTCATCGAGATGATCGTGGGTGTGGGTGCGGGGCGGGTGCGCGAACTGTTCGCGGAGGCCCGCAAGGTGGCTCCCGCGATCATCTTCATCGACGAGATCGACACCATCGGCCGGGCCCGCGGCGGCGGCGCGGGCATGGGCGGTCACGACGAGCGGGAGCAGACGCTCAACCAGATCCTCACCGAGATGGACGGCTTCTCCGGTTCCGAGGGCGTCGTCGTCATCGCCGCCACCAACCGCGTCGACGTCCTGGACCCCGCCCTCACCCGGCCGGGCCGCTTCGACCGCGTCGTCACCGTCAGCCCGCCCGACCGGGGCGGCCGCGAGGCCATCCTCAAGATCCACACCCGGTCCATCCCGCTCGCCGACGGCGTCGACCTCGCCCAGGTCGCCCGTACGACACCGGGCATGACCGGCGCGGACCTCGCCAACCTCGCCAACGAGGCGGCCCTCCTCGCCGTCAAGCGCAAGCAGAGCGCCGTCACCCAGACGGACCTCTCGGACGCCCTGGAGAAGGTGCAGCTGGGTGCGGAGCGTCCCCTCGTGATGCCGGAGGAGGAGCGCCGCAGGACCGCGTACCACGAGAGCGGGCACGCCCTCCTCGGCATGCTCCAGCCCGGCGCGGACCCCGTACGCAAGATCACGATCGTGCCGCGCGGCCGGGCGCTCGGCGTCACGCTCTCCACGCCGGACGCCGACAAGTACGCGTACACCGAGGAATATCTGCGCGGCAGAATCATCGGAGCCCTCGGCGGCATGGCCGCCGAGCAGGTCGTCTTCGACGTGATTACGACAGGTGCCGAGAACGACTTGGAGCAGGTCACCAACCTGGCCAGGGGCATGGTGGGCCGCTGGGGGATGAGCGAGCGGGTCGGCCGTCTCACCGCCATCCCGTCCGATGCGCAGCAGGCGTACGGACTGTCCGCGGCCCCCGCGACGCTCGACGCGGTCGACAGCGAGATGCGCCGGATCGTCGACGAGTGCTACGCGAAGGCGATCCGCCTCCTGGAGGAGAACCGGCCCAAGCTGGACGCCCTCTCGCAGGCGCTCCTGGAGAACGAGACCTTGGAGGAGGCGGCCGCGTACCGGGCGGCGGGCATCACGCGCCTGTCGAAGCCGGACGCGTGA
- the rpsP gene encoding 30S ribosomal protein S16, whose protein sequence is MLKIKLKRLGKIRSPHYRIVVADARVRRDGRAIEEIGLYHPVQNPSRIEVNAERAQYWLSVGAQPTEAVLAILKLTGDWQAHKGLPAPAPLLQPATKEDKRASFDAFAKALEGGDAKGEAITPKAKKADKKAEEAPADAAESTEA, encoded by the coding sequence GTGCTCAAGATCAAGCTGAAGCGCCTCGGTAAGATCCGTTCGCCGCACTACCGCATCGTCGTCGCCGATGCCCGTGTGCGCCGTGACGGCCGTGCCATCGAAGAGATCGGCCTGTACCACCCGGTGCAGAACCCGTCGCGCATCGAGGTCAACGCCGAGCGTGCCCAGTACTGGCTGTCCGTCGGCGCCCAGCCGACCGAGGCCGTCCTCGCCATCCTGAAGCTCACCGGCGACTGGCAGGCCCACAAGGGTCTCCCGGCCCCGGCCCCGCTGCTCCAGCCGGCGACGAAGGAAGACAAGCGCGCTTCCTTCGACGCGTTCGCGAAGGCCCTTGAGGGTGGCGACGCCAAGGGCGAGGCCATCACCCCGAAGGCGAAGAAGGCCGACAAGAAGGCGGAAGAGGCTCCGGCCGACGCCGCTGAGTCGACCGAGGCCTGA
- a CDS encoding class I SAM-dependent methyltransferase — MTPTLVQHHPSAASARTGTRAHARARDWAEIQERMLVPLYEAVYERLEVGPATRLLGLDCGAGLALLVAASRGARVTGVDSQPALVTHARQRLHDDGAPGDGTASVLCGSPADAADEAPYNLVTAFSPIGCAARETDWIGPVLEEAVPLVGRGTPVVLTGWGPPERCTTTGVLRVASRLTESGRNPGTWRPALRDDLEDVAARAGLKPDGSGRVACPFGYGDMDSAVRGLMSTGFFDAAVRATDPAQVEKELAEALHPHQRADGTVWMPNVFRYLITRKP, encoded by the coding sequence ATGACACCAACGCTCGTCCAGCACCACCCGAGCGCGGCCTCGGCCCGTACGGGCACGCGCGCGCACGCCCGCGCGCGTGACTGGGCCGAGATCCAGGAACGGATGCTGGTTCCGCTCTACGAAGCGGTGTACGAGCGGCTTGAGGTAGGCCCTGCCACCCGGCTGCTCGGCCTCGACTGCGGCGCGGGCCTGGCCCTGCTCGTCGCGGCCTCCCGGGGCGCACGGGTCACGGGCGTCGACTCGCAACCCGCACTCGTCACGCACGCGCGGCAACGGCTGCACGACGACGGCGCACCGGGCGACGGCACGGCGTCCGTGCTGTGCGGCAGCCCCGCCGACGCGGCGGACGAGGCGCCGTACAACCTGGTCACCGCCTTCTCGCCGATCGGCTGTGCCGCACGCGAGACCGACTGGATCGGTCCGGTACTGGAGGAGGCCGTGCCGCTCGTCGGCCGAGGCACCCCCGTGGTCCTCACCGGCTGGGGCCCGCCGGAGCGGTGCACCACGACAGGAGTGCTGCGGGTGGCCTCGCGACTGACCGAGTCCGGCCGCAACCCGGGAACGTGGCGCCCCGCGCTGCGGGACGACCTGGAGGACGTGGCGGCACGGGCCGGCCTCAAGCCGGACGGCTCGGGGCGGGTGGCCTGCCCGTTCGGGTACGGCGACATGGACAGCGCGGTGCGGGGTCTGATGTCGACCGGCTTCTTCGACGCGGCGGTACGGGCGACGGACCCGGCACAGGTGGAGAAGGAGCTGGCGGAGGCGCTGCATCCGCATCAGCGGGCGGACGGAACGGTCTGGATGCCGAACGTGTTCCGGTACTTGATCACCCGCAAGCCGTAG
- the lepB gene encoding signal peptidase I gives MSDAQDVQGGGGSSDDSSGEDEGAKKPRSFWKELPLLIGIALLLALLIKTFLVQAFSIPSESMQETLQKGDRVLVDKLTPWFGAEPERGEVVVFHDPGKWLPPGEVAEPNAVQKVLSFIGLMPSAEDKDLIKRVIAVGGDTVECKTGGSVHVNGKALDDKSYISPQGTPCDDNPFGPLKVPEGKIWVMGDNRKNSLDSRYHTKLPTKGFVDTDEVVGRAVVVAWPISRWATLPVPDTFDQPGLASATAAAVSVAPGALGLAGAVPMVLWRRKRLSGARTDR, from the coding sequence GTGAGTGACGCACAGGACGTCCAGGGCGGCGGCGGAAGCAGCGACGACAGCAGCGGTGAGGACGAGGGCGCCAAGAAGCCGCGTTCCTTCTGGAAGGAACTGCCGCTGCTCATCGGCATCGCCCTGCTCTTGGCGCTGCTGATCAAGACCTTCCTGGTCCAGGCATTCTCGATTCCCTCCGAATCGATGCAGGAGACCCTCCAGAAGGGCGACCGGGTACTGGTCGACAAGCTGACCCCGTGGTTCGGCGCGGAGCCGGAGCGCGGCGAGGTCGTCGTCTTCCACGACCCGGGCAAGTGGCTGCCGCCGGGCGAAGTGGCCGAGCCCAACGCCGTGCAGAAGGTGCTGAGCTTCATCGGACTGATGCCGTCCGCCGAGGACAAGGACCTGATCAAGCGGGTCATCGCGGTCGGCGGCGACACCGTGGAGTGCAAGACCGGCGGCTCGGTGCACGTCAACGGCAAGGCGCTGGACGACAAGTCGTACATCTCGCCGCAGGGCACCCCGTGCGACGACAATCCCTTCGGCCCGCTGAAGGTGCCGGAAGGCAAGATCTGGGTGATGGGCGACAACCGGAAGAACTCGCTCGACTCCCGCTACCACACCAAGCTCCCGACCAAGGGCTTCGTCGACACCGACGAGGTCGTCGGGCGGGCCGTGGTGGTGGCCTGGCCGATCAGCCGCTGGGCGACGCTGCCGGTGCCGGACACGTTCGACCAGCCGGGGCTGGCGAGCGCGACGGCCGCCGCGGTGTCGGTGGCGCCGGGAGCGCTGGGTCTGGCGGGTGCTGTGCCGATGGTTCTCTGGCGGCGGAAGAGGCTGTCCGGGGCACGTACCGACCGGTAG